The following is a genomic window from Deinococcus sp. LM3.
ACGACCACCCCGTCGGGCGTGGGTTCCGGGTCGGGAACCGTCTGGATGGTGGGAAGCACTCCGAATTCTTCGTACATCAGGGCGCGCATGCCGCCCACCGTAGCAGGCCGCTGAGGCGCCCGAGCGGGCCGGTCAATCGCCTGTGTTGTCCGGTAGTGCCCGGTCGGACGGCCGCCCGAGCTGCTGACTGACCTGCTGCCCGATCTGCCACGCCACGCTGCTGGGCGACAGGCCGCCGGGGTGCATCACGTACGGCACGCCGCGCGCGCGGGCCACGTCCCGCAGGGTGTTGTGGGCGTGCGCCATCCAGCGGATCGCCAGGATCACGACGGCGGTGTCCGGCGTCACGTGCGCCTGCGCGTGCGTGCCGTGCGCGTACTCGGCGCTGCCGATCCAGTCCAGGTCGCTCAGCTCGAAGGCGGCGCACAGGGCGGCGCGGTGCGGTGCGCTGGGAACCCCGCCCAGCAGCACCACCCGCCGTCCGCGCAGGTGCTCCCGGACGCTCAGGACGTGCGCGGGCCAGTCCGGTCCGTCCGGGGGAGCGGTCGCGGCGCCGGAACTGGAGACAGAGGCTGGTCTGGCCGCCGGGAGGTCTGCCACCCCTTCCTCCAGGTCTGCCGTCTTCGGCGCCGGTGGCGCGGCCAGGGCCTGCGCCTGCGCGCGGGCGTCCGGCAGGAGCCGCAGCAGCGCCCCGTGAAAGGCGTTCAGGGCGGCCGGGTCCATCGGCAGGGCGCGCAGCGGCCCGAACTCACCCAGGTAGCCTTCCAGGAACGCCTGATCCGGCAGGCGCAGGCCCGCGCGGCGCACGCTGGCGAGCAGGTTCCCGCCGGCCAGCGCGATCAGGCGACGGACCTCGGGCCCCCAGGTGTCCCAGAAGGGCGTGCCGCGCAGCGCCAGCAACTCCAGCGGCAGGGCGGCGCGTCCCAGGTGCCCGTGCAGCGGCACGGACGTGAACCGTTCCGGCTGCGTGCGTTCCCAGCCCCACAGCGGGTCCACGCCCGACACCTGCGCGGCCAGCTGCACCATCGGCGGGAGGCGCAGGCCCGGCGCGCGCGCGGTACTCGTCAGGCCCTGCAGGCTCAGCAGCAGCAGCCGGGCGCGCAGGTCCGGGTCCCGGTCGGGCGTCACGCCGCGCGACAGGTCATCGTCCAGGTCGTTCAGGGCGTCCCACAGGGCGTTCAGGTGCTCCTGAGCGCCGGGCGTGACCGGCCGCAGGCGACCGAAACGCAGGGCGCGCAGCGTGCGCCGCGCCGCGAGCACCTGACCGCTCAGGTCGCCGCTCGCCTGCCGACGTTCCCGCTGCGCGAGCAGCAGGTCCGGGCGGCCCAGTTCCGCGTGCAGCGCGGCGTGCAGTTCCAGCAGGTGCGCGGTGGCGGGCGTGGGTTCCTGCGCGTGCAGGGCGCGCAGCAGCACCAGCGCCCGGTCGAGTGCTGGGATCAGCGGCAGGTCCTCGAGCCGGTCGCGGCCGCACACGAACAGCATCAGCAGCGCGGCGTTACGTTCACCTTCACGTTCACCCAGCGCCAGCTGTTGCAGTGCCTGCCCCGTCCCGTGGCGACTGGGGACCAGGGTGGCGGGCGGAGTCAGCGCCGCGCGCAGCGGCGTCAGCGGGTCGCGCAGCGGCGCCGGGCGGCGCACGCCCGCCCAGGTCAGGCGGGCCTCGCCGCGCTCGCCGACCGTCACGCCGGCGGCGAGCGCGGCGTCCAGCGTCAGGGTGATCATGGCGGCGTCCTCGTCGGCCAGCAGCGGCACGCCCTCCAGCCACGCGTACCCGGCCGGGCCGGCGATGGCGGCGATCCGGTCGGCCCAGCGCGCCTCGTCCGGGCATACCAGCGTCAGCGTCTGCGCCAGGTCGCTCAGGCGTTCGAGCAGCGTCCGGTCCGGCGCGGCCGCGTACCCTTCCAGGCCCGTCACGAGCGCCTGCCCCAGCGCCACGGCCCGGATCAGGTCGGCCTGCGCGTCCACGCTGAGCGACTCGTCCTGCTCGGCACGGTCCATCATGGCGTCCAGCCGCGCCGTGAGGGTGCCCAGCGCGCCGCGCAGCAGCGCCGGGTGCGCGCACAGTCCGCCCGGCGGGTCCGGCGCGAACGTCTCCGGTGCCTGCACGCGCAGCGTGGATGCCGGGCCGGGCAGGGACCGTCCGTCGGGAGTGCGTAACCGGACCATACCCCTCCAGTGTCGCCGATCCCCCAGGCGAACGCATCCACGGACGCCCGGGTGTGGTCGCCGCGCCGGGCGGCGCGTCCCTGTTCAGGGCAGGGTGTTGCCGGCGGCCAGCAGGATGGCGTACCAGTCCTCGCGGGTCAGGTGCACGTCGGCGGCCCGCACGCAGTCGCCCAGTCGTTCCAGGTTGGTGGTGCCGGTCACGGGCTGCATGTGGGCCGGGTGGCGCAGCAGCCACGCCATGGCGACCGTCGTGGTATTCACGCCGTACCGCTCGGCGATTCCGGCGAGGGTCGCGTTCAGTTCCGGGAATTTCGGGTGGTCCAGGAACACGCCCTCGAAGAATCCGAACTGGAACGGCGACCAGGGCTGCACGGTGATGTCGTGCAGGCGGCAGTAGTCGAGGACGCCCCCGTCGCGGTTCACGGCCGCGTCGTTTTCCATGTTCACGTTGAATCCGGCGGTGATCATGGTGGCGTTCGTGATGCTCAGCTGCAACTGGTTGGCGACGAGCGGCTGCCGGACGCTCTTTTTCAGCAGTTCGATCTGTCGGGGGTTCTGGTTGGACACCCCGAAGTGCCGGACCTTGCCCTCGCGTTCCAGCTGGTCGAAGGCGGCGGCGACCTCGTCGGGTTCCACCAGCGCGTCCGGGCGGTGCAGCAGCAGCACGTCCAGGTACTCGGTGCGCAGGCGGCCCAGGATGGCGTCCACGGACGCCAGGATGTGCTCGCGGCTGAAGTCGAACATGCCGGGCCGGATGCCGCACTTGCTCTGCAGGATCAGGCGTTCGCGCACGCTGGAACTCATGCCCACGGCGTCCGCGAAGACGGACTCGCACTCGCCGCCGCCGTAGATGTCGGCGTGGTCGAAGAAGTTGGCGCCCAGGTCCAGGGCGCCCTGGACGAAGCGCTGCGCCTGGGCGGCGTCCAGCGAGTTCAGACGCATGCAGCCCACCGCGACCACGGGAACCTGAAGGGTGCTGTTACCAAGGGGAATCGAACGCATGAAGACCTCCGGCGGAAAAAGGGTGAAGGGGACAGGCAGGAACTCGTCCGGGGCCGTCACGGCCCCCACGGACGCTGATCTTACTGCGCGGCGGGTTCCGGCACGCCCCGCTCGCGCCCGCCCCGCCTAGTGCGCTACGGTACGGACACCCAGAACCGTTGCCCGCCCCTGCCCGGCCCCCCACGGCCCTTTCCCGGAGGTTCCATGACGCACCCTTCCCTGCCCGCCGCTCCCGGTGACGTGCCTGAGGCGCACGAACGCCTGTTCACCATCGAGGCCACCCCCGTGAAGTTCGGCCCCGGCGCGGCGCTGGACGCCGGCTGGGAACTGAAACGGCTGGGGGCGCGGCACGTGTTCGTGGTCGTGGACCCGGCTGTGCTGGCGCTGGGCGTGGCGGGACCGTCCCTGGCGTCCCTGGACGCCGCCGGGTTGCAGGTGACGCTGTTCAGTGACGTGGAGACCGAGCCGTCCATCGCGGCGGTCGAGCGGGCCGTGCAGGCCGCCCGGGCGGCCGGGGCCGACAGTTTCGCCGCCATCGGGGGCGGCAGCGCCATCGATACCGCCAAGGTCGCCAACCTGCTGTGCACGCACGGCGGTCAGATCATGGACTACGTGAACCCCCCGGTCGGCGCGGGCCGGCGGCCACCGTCACCGCTGCGGCCGTTCCTGGCGGTGCCGACCACGGCCGGCAGCGGGTCCGAGGCGACGACCGTCGCGATCCTGGATCTGCCGGAACGGCACATCAAGACCGGCATCAGCCACCGCCTGCTGCGGCCGTCGCAGGCGCTCGTGGACCCGGAACTGAGCCGCAGCGCGCCACCCGCCGTGATCGCCGCCGCCGGACTGGACGTCGTGTGTCACGCGGCCGAGAGTTTCCTGAGCCGCCCGTACACCAGCCGCCCGCGCCCCGCCACACCCGACGAGCGGCCTCCCTACCAGGGCAGCAACCCGGTGGCGGACCTCTGGTCGGCGCAGGCGCTGCGGTACGGCGGGGAGTTCCTGCGCCGCGCCGTGCAGGGCGACACCGAGGCGCGCGGGTTCATGATGCTGAGCGCCACCATGGCCGGTGTGGGCTTCGGGTCGGCCGGTGTACACATCCCGCACGCCTGCGCGTACCCCATCGCGGGGTTGCGGCACACCTACCGCGATCCCGGTTACCCCGGCGAGAAGCCCTTCGTGCCGCACGGGTTCTCCGTGATCGTCACCTCGGCCGCCGCGTTCCGCTTCACCTTCGACGCCGCGCCGCAGCGGCACGTGCAGGCCGCCAGTCTCCTGACCGGCCGCACCTACGCCCCGGACGACCGGGAGGCGCTCCCGCAGGCGCTGCTGGACCTGATGCGGGACGTGGGGGCGCCCAGCGGCGTGGCGGCGCTGGGGTACGGCGAGGCTGACATCCCGGCCCTGACCGACGGCGCGCTGCAACAGCAGCGTCTGCTGGCGGTCGCGCCGCGCGCGCCCAGCCGCGAGGATTTGGGTCGGATCTTCCGGGAGTCGCTGCACAACTGGTGACCGGCGCCACCTACCCGCCCCGCATTGAACCGCCGCGCCCCGCGCCGCGTATGGTAGGTATGACCACGGTCATGGCCCGACTCCCCCTCCTCTCCCTGCGTTCCACCTCCCCTGCGGAGGAGGAGTCGTTGTCTGCGCCGCCGTCCGACGCGGCGCTGGCGGCGCGGCTGGTCCGGCGGGACGAGGTGGCCCTGGCCGAGGCGTACGACACCCACGCGGGCGCGGTGTTCGGACTGCTGTCGCGGCTGCTGGATCACGCGACCGCGCAGGAGGTTCTGCAGGACGTGTTCCTGCGGCTCTGGGAGCGGCCGGCGGCCTTCGATCCGGCGCGGGCCGGACTGCGCGCCTACCTGCTGGTCATGGCTCGCTCGCGGGCGCTGGACCGGCTGCGGGCGGCCCGGACGACCGTGCCGCTGCACAGCGAGGACGGCGTGGACCTGCCCCTCCCGGACGGGCGGCCCGGCCCGGCGCAGCTCAGCGAGGACGGCGCGCGCCGCGACCGCCTGCGCGCGGCCCTGGCGGGCCTGTCGGACACGCACCGGGAGACGGTGGAGCGCGCCTACCTGCGCGGGCAGTCCCGCGAGGAGATCGCGCAGGCGATGGGCGTGCCGGTCGGAACCGTCAAGAGCCGCCTGAGTTACGCCCTGAAACACCTGAAAATTCACCTGGGACAGGAGGGCGGCGCATGGCTGGACTGACCGACTGCACACCCCTGGCCGCGCGCCTCGAAACGCACGTCGAGCAGGGCGTTCCGCTCACCGCCGACGAGCAGGCACACCTGCGCGGCTGCGAGTCCTGCCGCGCGGACCTGCAGCTGCTGCGTGACCTGCAACTCGCGCTGCTGGAAGACGTCCCCGCCGCTGCGCCCCCACCGGAACTGCGCGGAGCGGTGCTGGCAGCGGCCCGCGCCGCCCCGGCTCGGCCTGCCGGAACCGCCCCGCGTCGCCGCTGGTGGCCGGCCGCGCTGAGTGCCGCCGCGATGCTCACGGGCGCGCTGACCTTCACGGCCTTCCTGAACCAGTCGGGCGGCGTGGCGAGCGTCCTGCCGGACCCGGCAGTGGTCGTCAGTACCGGCGCGGAGATGCTGGTCGCCAGCAACGACCGCAGCGGCACGCTGACCGTGCTGCGCGGCGACCGCGTGCGGGCCAGCCTGACCGTCGGCGGCCGCCAGACGCCGTGGTTCACCGAGGGCGTGCGCCTGGGCGACCGGGTCTTCCTGGCCGACGCCGCGAACGACCGCGTGCTGGAGGTCCGCGCCTGGCCGTTACAGGTGCTGCGCCAGTACCGGGTTCCGGACGGCGTGGCCGGCCTGAGTGCCGTCAGCGGACTGGACGGCGCGCGCGTGTACTTCAAGGGCGTGCGCGGCGAGGTGGGCGTGCTGGGCGGCCCGCAGGTCACGCTGGCCGAGGAGACCGGGCAGCCCCTGGCGGACGTGATGGACGGCGTCCTGCTGTTCGGCGGGCAGCTGTTCGTCACGCATCACCTGTCCGGCGAGGTGTGCGCGCTCGACCCGGACACCCTGGCCGTGCAGCGCCGCCTGCTGCTGGGCGGCATGCCGGTCGCCCTGGCCCCCTACGAGGGCGACCTGCTGGTCCTGGACGTGACGGGCCGCCTGCTGCGCGTCAGCACGGCCGGCGAGATCCTGCAACGCTGGGAGGTGCTGGGCCACCCGGACAAGTTCAGCGTGAGCGGCGGGACGGCCCTCCTGAGCGACCGCGCCGGGACCGTCACGCGCGTGCCGCTGGGGGGCGGGGCCGTCACGCAGATGACCCTGGACCACCCGATGGACGTCCTGGCCCTGCCCGGCGGCGCCTTCGCCGTGGCCGAGGGCAGCCGGGGCCTGCGCGTCCTGGACTCCGACCTGCATACCACCGTGCATCTCGGGCAGCAGGGTCAGCTTCTTCCGGCGCGTCCCTGACGGACTCCGGCCGGCTGGCGTCCCCCATCCTCCGGGCCGTTCACAAAGCCGCGTCACGCCCATTGAACCTCCGGAGCCTGCCGTCCGTATCAGCAGTGGAGGTCCAACATGAACCGTATTGTTACCCTGCTCAGCGCCGCCCTGTTCGCCACCCTGACCGCTCCTGCCGCCGCCGCTACCGCCAAGGCGACCCCGGAAGCGACCCGGTACCAGCCGTACACCAAGGCCGCCTTCGACGCCGCCCGGGGAACGCAGCGCGTGCTGTTCTTCGCGGCCTCGTGGTGCCCGAACTGCCGCGCCGCCGACGCGGACATCGTCAAGAACATCGCGCGTGTGCCGGCCGGCGTGACCATCTTCAAGACCGACTACGACAAGGAAGGCGCCCTGAAGAAGCAGTACGGCATCACGTACCAGCACACCTTCGTCCTGGTCGATAAGGACGGCAAGGCCCTGAAGAAGTGGGCCGGCGGCAAACTCGACCAGATTCTCACGAACACCCGGAAGTAAGGCGTGCTGCTGCTGCTCGTGGCCTTCCTGGGGGGCGTCCTGACGGTCCTGTCGCCCTGCGTCCTGCCGGTCCTGCCGGTCCTGCTGTCCGGTACGGTCGGCGGGCGCGGGCGGCCGCTGGGGATCATCGCCGGATTCATCGGGTCGTTCGTGCTGCTCACGCTGTTCCTGGCGAGCGTGGTCAGTGCCCTGAACCTCAGCCCCGACCTGATCCGCTGGGTGGCCACCTTTCTGCTGCTGGGCTTCGGTCTGACCCTGGCCGTCCCGGCGCTGCAGCACCGCTTCGAGCTGGCCATGAGCCGCTCGCTGCCGCAGCGCCGTCCCGGCGACCGTGACGGGTTCCTGGGGGGCGTGCTGGTCGGCGTGACCCTGGGGGTCGTCTGGACGCCCTGCGTCGGCCCGATCCTGGCGAGCGTGACCACCCTGGCCCTGAGCGGTCAGGTGACGGGCTTCGCCTTCGCCGCGACCCTGGCCTACGCGCTGGGCGTGGCCGTACCCATGCTGGGCGTCATGCTGGGTGGCCGCCGGCTGCTGCACCGCCCGGCGCTGCTGGGCCGCCTGGGGCAGCTGCAACAGGTATTCGGCGCGGTGCTCGTGGTGTTCGCCGTGGGCATGGTGTTCGGCGTGGACCGTCAGGTGCAGACCCTGCTGGTCGAGCGTCTGCCAGCCCTGCAGCAACTGACCTTCCTCGAAGAATCGGACGCCGTGCAGCAGCAGCTGCAGCGCCAGCAGCTTCCCTGAGCCCGATCGACCGTTCCAGTACCGGAAGGGTTCTGAATATCAATATTCAGGCCGCCCGCTCAACCTGATCACCCTGCCTATCGCTTCCCCTGCCAGGGCTGAATATCGATCAAGAGTTTCCACAGGCGAGGGAATAGCGACCAGCACGAAGGCCCAGGAGGCAGGGGCTTGAAATTCCCCGGTCTCATGGGCCTTTATGCGAAGTGACTATGCCTCGCACACCCAGCCTACCGCAAAGCATCATCACCGCTCAGCTGAACCGAGTCACCAGCCTCAGCGGTCTCGTTCCCTACAGCACCTTGCGCAAAAGCGCCATCTCCCAGGAGATGGCGCGGAACTCCTTCGAATCGACAGAAGACCTCCAGCGCCGCGCCAGGAACGCGCCGGACGGCGCGTTCCTGGCCATTGATTTCGTCATGGTGCCCCACGCTGGACGGACGATGGAAGGCGTCAACTACCACTACAGTGGTCAGGCCCAGACCCGTCTCGGTCATCAGTTCACCTCCGCTGCTCTGGTCAGGTTCGGTGAAGATCCAGTTCCACTCCTGGAGCGATTCAAAGTGTCACAGGCCCTGCATACAGAGCGCTATCCGTACCGTACAGCGACTCAGGAAATGATCCACGTCGTCCAGGATTGCCTCACGGCCGGCATCCCCATGGCGGGTCTTCTGTTGGATGGAGAGTTCGGGAGGGATGCAGCCATGACCTTCAGTCGCCAGCATCAGATTCCGGTCCTGATCCGTGCCAAAGCCAATATGACGGTGCAGTTCGAGGGTGAGTCCCTCACCCTCAATGCGCTGAGCAAACAATTCCCTCCGGACCGCTGCCACCTGTACGCGGAGTTCGGATGGCGTGTCCGCCGCTTGCCGGTCGCCCGTGAGGTCGGTGGGTTCGATGTCCTGATCGTGTGGCGCAAAGTGCACGGTGAGTGGACGCGCTTTTTCCTGTTCAGCACGTTTGGTGGTGACGTCACGGTTCGCTCGCTGCTGCGGGCCTGGAAGGCCCGCTGGGGAATCGAGGTGATTCACCGGTTCTTCAAGCAGAACCTGGGGCTGGGACGTTGTCATTGCCGGACGATCCAGGCGCAGGAGAACTGGGTGTGGTGCGTGGTGGAGGCCTTTCACGCGGTGTTACGGGTGCGTCGGGAAGTACCAGGAGTGACGTGGAGGGCCGCACAACAGCAGGCGGCTCTGAATGCAGAAAAGTACGTCCTGACCGGCCTTGAGCAGGATGGACCCCTGCCTGAGGCCGCGTGACACGTCATCGGCAGTGAAATGGAAACTCTTGATCGATATTCAGACGACACCAGGATCTGCACGGACCGAGGACACCCCGCCGCAACGCCTGTCCGGACATTCCTGTGAATATCGATATTCAGAGTCCCGCCCTCTTCCCTGCCCCGCCTCCCGACGCCCTCATTCATCCGGAGGTTCCACCATGCGTTGACTGCACCCACTGCAGGAGAAGACCGTGCGCCTCGTGACCGTGCTGGCATCAGCCGGACTGCTCGGCGCGGCCGCGCTGCTCATGGCCGGCTCGTGGTGGGCCCGGCGCCGCGCCCACACCTGATCCACTGATCCACAGTCCGTGTGCTGAACGACACCCCAAAGGCCCCCGCTGCCCCTACACTGCCGGTCTACGCGGCCCGCAGGTGGGGGCGCCACGGGAGGGCAGCATGACGGAACGCAGCGCGGGCGGGCACGACTGGGCAAGACCCACGGATCTGGACCTGACCCCCCTGACGGCGGACGTGGTCGTGATCGGCGGCGGATCGGCGGGCCTGACGGCGGTGGGTGTGGCGGCCTCGCAGGGGCGGCGGGTCGTGATGGTCGAGCGGGACCGGACGGGCGGCGAGTGCCTGTTCACGGGATGCGTGCCGTCCAAGACGCTGCTGTCCCTGGCGGGCCGGGTACACGCGGCGCGCGGGGCGCAGGCACTGGGCCTGAGCGTGACGGGCCAGCCGGACTGGGCGGCGGTGCGGGCCGAGGTGCGGCGCGTGATCGACTCCTTCGAGCGGGTGGACGCCCCGGCCGCCCTGGCGGCGACGGGCGTGCATGTGATCGCGGGCGAGGCGGTGTTCGTGTCGCCGCACGTACTGGAGGTCACGCACGCGCGCGGGCAGCGGACCGTGACGGCCGCCGAGTTCATCCTGGCGACCGGTTCGCAGGTGCGCGTGCCGGACGTGCCGGGCCTGCGGGGCGTGCCGTTCCTGACGCACGAGACGGTCTTCGAGCTGCCTGAACGCCCCGAGCACCTGATCGTGATGGGTGGCGGCGCGGTCGGGTGTGAGCTGTCGCAGGCGTTCGCGCGGCTGGGCAGCCGGGTCACGCTGCTGCACACCGGCGCCCGCCTGCTGCCGCGCGACGAGCCCGAAGCGTCGGCGGCGGTGCTGGAGGCGCTGCGGGCGGACGGCGTGACCGTGCACCTGAACGCGCACGCGCGGCAGGTCCAGACGCGGCGGGTTCTGGGGCAGGCGGACGGCGTGCAGGTCGAACTGCCGGGCCAAGCGGTGCTCGGCACCCACCTGTTGCTCGCCACCGGCAAACGGCCCCGCGTGCAGGGCCTGGGCCTGGAGGTGATCGGCGCGCCCTTCACCGAGGACGGCCTGACCGTCCGGCCCAGCATGCAGTCGGTCGGCTGCGCGTACCTGTGGGGCGCCGGGGACGTGGTTGGCGGCCCGATGTTCACGCATGGTGCCACCGAACGCGGCACGCTCGCCGGGCTGGGCAGCCTGGGACCGCTGGGGCGGGTCGCGGCGCGGCTTCGCGCCCCCGCCGGACGCGCCGAGCGCATTCCGCACGTCACGTTCACCGACCCGGAGGCCGCGCAGTGGGGTCTGACCGAGGCGCAGGCCGCGCAGACCCACGGGGGGCGCGCCGTGGTCGTCGAGTACGACTTCTCGCACCTGGACCGCGCCGCCACCGAGAACGCCGGGGAGGGGTTCGTGAAACTGGTGGCGGTCCGTGACCGGCTCGGCTCGCCGCTGGGCCTGCAGGTCGTGGGCGCGCAGGTCGTCGGACGCCGCGCCGGGGAACTGATCCAGCTGCTGAGCGTCACGCCCCGGCTGGGCATCCACCCGCTGCGGACGGCGCTGCTGCCCGCGCCGTACCCCACCTTCGCGGAGGCCGTCCGGCAGACTTACCTGGGGCTGTTCACGCAGGGCGAGCATTTCGGCCGGTCCCGCCCGGCCCGACCGGACGCCGGGTGACACCCGCCCCGACCCTGCTGGACACGCTGGTGATCGGGGCCGGGCAGGCCGGACTGGCCACCGGGTACTGGCTGGCCCGCGCCGGCCTGAGCTTCCGGGTGCTGGAGGCCGGGCCAGCGCCGCAGGGGTCCTGGCCCGCGTACTACGCCAGCCTGACGCTGTTCACGCCGGCGCGGCACTCGGCGCTGCCCGGCCTGCTCTTTCCGGGCGAGTCGGACCGCGCGCCCACCCGTGACGGGATGGCCGCGTACCTGCGCGCCTACGCCCACGCGCACGCCCTGCCGGTCGAGACGGGCGCGGACGTCACGCGCGTCACGCCGCGACCGGACGAGCTGGGTAGGGGCCAGCCGGGCGGCTTCGAGGTCACGGCGCGCGACGGCCGCACCTGGGCGGCGCGGACGGTGGTCGTGGCGACCGGCACCTTCCGCACGCCGGTCACGCCCTACTTTCCCGGTCAGGCGGGCACGGCGGTGGAGATCCGGCACGCCGCCACGTACCGGCACCCGGAACCGTTCGCGGGGCAGCGGGTCGTGGTGGTCGGCGCGGGAAACTCCGCCGTGCAGATCGCGGCGGACCTCGCGCGCGTGGCGGACGTGACGCTCGCAGTACGCCGGGTGCCGCACCTGATCCCGCAGCGCCCGCTGGGCCATGACCTGACCGACTGGCTGGCGTGGTCGGGGTTGGAACGCCTGCCGCTGGGCGCACTGGGGCGCGTGCCGGACGCGCAGCCCGTGATCGCCGTGCCGGGCCTGCGCGCCGCGCTGCGGGGCGTGCCCGTCAGGCAGGTGTTCACGGCGTTCACGCCGCGCGGCGTGCGCTGGCCCGGCGGTCAGGAGGAGCAGGTGGACACCGTAATTCTCGCGACCGGCTACCGCTTCGGGGCGCCGTTCCTGCCGGAGTCGGCCCTCGACCGGGCGGGGGAACCCCGGCAGCGGCTGGGCGTCAGCCTGGGCGTGCCAGGCCTGTACTTCGTGGGCCTGCCCGGCGCGCGGACCATTGCGTCCGGTACGGTCCGCGCCGCCGGTCCGGACGCGCGGGCCGTGACGGTG
Proteins encoded in this region:
- a CDS encoding aldo/keto reductase, giving the protein MRSIPLGNSTLQVPVVAVGCMRLNSLDAAQAQRFVQGALDLGANFFDHADIYGGGECESVFADAVGMSSSVRERLILQSKCGIRPGMFDFSREHILASVDAILGRLRTEYLDVLLLHRPDALVEPDEVAAAFDQLEREGKVRHFGVSNQNPRQIELLKKSVRQPLVANQLQLSITNATMITAGFNVNMENDAAVNRDGGVLDYCRLHDITVQPWSPFQFGFFEGVFLDHPKFPELNATLAGIAERYGVNTTTVAMAWLLRHPAHMQPVTGTTNLERLGDCVRAADVHLTREDWYAILLAAGNTLP
- a CDS encoding hydroxyacid-oxoacid transhydrogenase, giving the protein MTHPSLPAAPGDVPEAHERLFTIEATPVKFGPGAALDAGWELKRLGARHVFVVVDPAVLALGVAGPSLASLDAAGLQVTLFSDVETEPSIAAVERAVQAARAAGADSFAAIGGGSAIDTAKVANLLCTHGGQIMDYVNPPVGAGRRPPSPLRPFLAVPTTAGSGSEATTVAILDLPERHIKTGISHRLLRPSQALVDPELSRSAPPAVIAAAGLDVVCHAAESFLSRPYTSRPRPATPDERPPYQGSNPVADLWSAQALRYGGEFLRRAVQGDTEARGFMMLSATMAGVGFGSAGVHIPHACAYPIAGLRHTYRDPGYPGEKPFVPHGFSVIVTSAAAFRFTFDAAPQRHVQAASLLTGRTYAPDDREALPQALLDLMRDVGAPSGVAALGYGEADIPALTDGALQQQRLLAVAPRAPSREDLGRIFRESLHNW
- a CDS encoding sigma-70 family RNA polymerase sigma factor, translating into MARLPLLSLRSTSPAEEESLSAPPSDAALAARLVRRDEVALAEAYDTHAGAVFGLLSRLLDHATAQEVLQDVFLRLWERPAAFDPARAGLRAYLLVMARSRALDRLRAARTTVPLHSEDGVDLPLPDGRPGPAQLSEDGARRDRLRAALAGLSDTHRETVERAYLRGQSREEIAQAMGVPVGTVKSRLSYALKHLKIHLGQEGGAWLD
- a CDS encoding thioredoxin family protein; its protein translation is MNRIVTLLSAALFATLTAPAAAATAKATPEATRYQPYTKAAFDAARGTQRVLFFAASWCPNCRAADADIVKNIARVPAGVTIFKTDYDKEGALKKQYGITYQHTFVLVDKDGKALKKWAGGKLDQILTNTRK
- a CDS encoding cytochrome c biogenesis CcdA family protein; this encodes MLLLLVAFLGGVLTVLSPCVLPVLPVLLSGTVGGRGRPLGIIAGFIGSFVLLTLFLASVVSALNLSPDLIRWVATFLLLGFGLTLAVPALQHRFELAMSRSLPQRRPGDRDGFLGGVLVGVTLGVVWTPCVGPILASVTTLALSGQVTGFAFAATLAYALGVAVPMLGVMLGGRRLLHRPALLGRLGQLQQVFGAVLVVFAVGMVFGVDRQVQTLLVERLPALQQLTFLEESDAVQQQLQRQQLP
- a CDS encoding transposase, whose translation is MPRTPSLPQSIITAQLNRVTSLSGLVPYSTLRKSAISQEMARNSFESTEDLQRRARNAPDGAFLAIDFVMVPHAGRTMEGVNYHYSGQAQTRLGHQFTSAALVRFGEDPVPLLERFKVSQALHTERYPYRTATQEMIHVVQDCLTAGIPMAGLLLDGEFGRDAAMTFSRQHQIPVLIRAKANMTVQFEGESLTLNALSKQFPPDRCHLYAEFGWRVRRLPVAREVGGFDVLIVWRKVHGEWTRFFLFSTFGGDVTVRSLLRAWKARWGIEVIHRFFKQNLGLGRCHCRTIQAQENWVWCVVEAFHAVLRVRREVPGVTWRAAQQQAALNAEKYVLTGLEQDGPLPEAA
- a CDS encoding NAD(P)/FAD-dependent oxidoreductase; the protein is MTERSAGGHDWARPTDLDLTPLTADVVVIGGGSAGLTAVGVAASQGRRVVMVERDRTGGECLFTGCVPSKTLLSLAGRVHAARGAQALGLSVTGQPDWAAVRAEVRRVIDSFERVDAPAALAATGVHVIAGEAVFVSPHVLEVTHARGQRTVTAAEFILATGSQVRVPDVPGLRGVPFLTHETVFELPERPEHLIVMGGGAVGCELSQAFARLGSRVTLLHTGARLLPRDEPEASAAVLEALRADGVTVHLNAHARQVQTRRVLGQADGVQVELPGQAVLGTHLLLATGKRPRVQGLGLEVIGAPFTEDGLTVRPSMQSVGCAYLWGAGDVVGGPMFTHGATERGTLAGLGSLGPLGRVAARLRAPAGRAERIPHVTFTDPEAAQWGLTEAQAAQTHGGRAVVVEYDFSHLDRAATENAGEGFVKLVAVRDRLGSPLGLQVVGAQVVGRRAGELIQLLSVTPRLGIHPLRTALLPAPYPTFAEAVRQTYLGLFTQGEHFGRSRPARPDAG
- a CDS encoding NAD(P)/FAD-dependent oxidoreductase, translated to MTPAPTLLDTLVIGAGQAGLATGYWLARAGLSFRVLEAGPAPQGSWPAYYASLTLFTPARHSALPGLLFPGESDRAPTRDGMAAYLRAYAHAHALPVETGADVTRVTPRPDELGRGQPGGFEVTARDGRTWAARTVVVATGTFRTPVTPYFPGQAGTAVEIRHAATYRHPEPFAGQRVVVVGAGNSAVQIAADLARVADVTLAVRRVPHLIPQRPLGHDLTDWLAWSGLERLPLGALGRVPDAQPVIAVPGLRAALRGVPVRQVFTAFTPRGVRWPGGQEEQVDTVILATGYRFGAPFLPESALDRAGEPRQRLGVSLGVPGLYFVGLPGARTIASGTVRAAGPDARAVTVALRRFLRRDPTDFPAGR